A single Filimonas effusa DNA region contains:
- a CDS encoding DEAD/DEAH box helicase, translated as MAVSQNDHKTVLLLSPHRMLTDHQVVESLHIIKEKGKTDYIACKPDLQEIKDYYSHLSKPAKEALVCFTREGVRDSKAAIRIKFDKLPAGNTEPYEVFFQKAITRRLCELFEPLKSQAAQVKWYHKIQTENGNLQSAPCSFSPLRPMLQFEVTENEENELLLRSFVFMNGSRLPLDHFNRHQFLVETGGEYFLLTYTDYQTLEWLKLMPQKASVNGRAAFEENVLTRLQDNYTVKRNLLQTGEKVEIIPRNRVVLSEIHPSYLVFTPQWLYDDFTADGPWTAAMSVTINGQTRQVLRNKAAETAFIQLLESMHESFARQRNGYYYISFDEARKKQWFLKVYHRLLELDVEVAGMDMLQHFRYSSFKVATTSTITNKENNTVTVQLSVRFGKEEIALSELQKLLYAGQHMVLLKDTSLGVLDDEWLQQYSMLLKHGKVVKNTVTVSRWLAFSEQHVPEDRQVLKPVIDAGWWQQWERWQQSPAPVYPLPQGINATLRPYQQKGYEWLALLAAAGAGACLADDMGLGKTLQTICFLAWQTQHKPHARHLIICPSSLLFNWQQELKKFAPHLRSAVHYGPGRQLQHIRQKNIQVLITSYGTVRADIDALQEQAFDVVALDESHHIKNPSAQITRAVNQLQAGFGLALSGTPVMNNTFDLYAQMSFLLPGMFGNREFFKREYADAIDRLQDEVKIKALHKLTSPFLLRRTKQQVASDLPPKTEMVLWCTMKPEQKALYDEIRESIKSSVFLEIEKDGLGKSTMALLQGMLRLRQLCNSPLLLPEDQQHNCTESIKTSLLIEELTNNLKDHKVLVFSQFASMLNLLADAFREEGITYYHFDGQTPPAQRAEMANNFQQPDNKVNVFLISLKAGNAGLNLTAADYVFLFDPWWNTAVQQQAIDRAHRIGQTKNVFAYKMICKDTIEERIIQLQQKKQQLAGALVIEDEGFVKSLTEEDVSFLFS; from the coding sequence ATGGCTGTATCTCAGAACGATCATAAGACGGTATTATTACTCTCTCCTCACCGTATGCTAACCGATCACCAGGTAGTGGAGTCGCTGCATATCATCAAGGAAAAAGGAAAAACAGACTATATAGCCTGTAAGCCCGACCTGCAGGAAATAAAGGATTATTATTCCCACTTGTCGAAACCTGCTAAAGAAGCGCTGGTTTGCTTCACCCGTGAAGGGGTACGTGACAGCAAAGCAGCTATTAGAATAAAGTTTGATAAGCTGCCGGCAGGAAATACGGAACCTTATGAAGTCTTTTTTCAGAAAGCCATCACCCGTCGTCTCTGTGAGCTTTTTGAACCGCTGAAGTCACAGGCTGCACAGGTAAAGTGGTATCATAAAATACAGACAGAGAACGGCAATCTACAGTCTGCTCCCTGCAGCTTTAGCCCGTTACGGCCGATGTTACAGTTCGAGGTTACAGAAAATGAAGAAAACGAACTCCTATTACGATCGTTCGTGTTCATGAACGGCAGCCGTCTGCCGCTCGATCATTTTAACCGTCATCAGTTTCTTGTGGAAACGGGCGGAGAATATTTCTTACTCACTTATACCGATTACCAGACCCTGGAATGGCTGAAACTAATGCCTCAAAAGGCCTCGGTCAACGGCAGGGCGGCCTTTGAAGAAAATGTGTTAACCCGGCTCCAGGACAATTATACCGTTAAACGCAACCTGCTGCAAACGGGTGAAAAAGTGGAAATAATACCACGCAATAGAGTGGTACTCAGTGAAATACATCCCTCGTACCTGGTGTTTACCCCGCAATGGCTGTATGATGATTTTACGGCAGATGGTCCGTGGACGGCAGCTATGAGCGTTACTATAAACGGGCAAACCAGGCAGGTATTACGCAACAAAGCTGCGGAAACTGCTTTTATCCAGCTCCTGGAAAGCATGCACGAGAGCTTCGCCCGCCAGCGTAACGGGTATTATTATATTTCATTTGATGAGGCTCGCAAAAAGCAATGGTTTTTAAAGGTTTATCATCGTTTGCTTGAGCTGGATGTTGAGGTGGCGGGCATGGATATGCTCCAGCATTTCCGCTATTCTTCTTTTAAGGTAGCAACTACCAGTACTATCACCAACAAGGAAAACAATACAGTAACCGTACAGTTGTCGGTGCGTTTTGGCAAAGAAGAAATTGCGCTTTCAGAGTTGCAGAAGCTGCTGTATGCTGGTCAGCATATGGTGTTACTGAAAGATACTTCCCTGGGTGTGCTGGATGACGAGTGGTTGCAGCAATACAGTATGCTGCTCAAGCATGGCAAAGTGGTAAAGAATACGGTAACGGTATCGCGCTGGCTTGCTTTCAGCGAGCAGCATGTACCCGAAGACCGGCAGGTACTTAAGCCTGTTATCGATGCCGGCTGGTGGCAGCAGTGGGAGAGGTGGCAACAGTCGCCAGCCCCGGTATACCCGCTTCCGCAGGGCATTAATGCAACTTTGCGTCCTTACCAGCAGAAAGGTTACGAATGGCTGGCATTACTGGCAGCAGCGGGTGCAGGGGCCTGTTTAGCCGATGATATGGGGCTTGGTAAAACATTACAGACAATTTGTTTCCTTGCCTGGCAAACGCAGCATAAACCTCATGCAAGGCATCTTATCATCTGCCCTTCTTCCCTGTTATTCAACTGGCAGCAGGAGTTAAAGAAGTTTGCTCCGCATCTGCGTTCTGCGGTGCATTATGGCCCGGGAAGGCAATTGCAGCACATCCGCCAGAAAAACATCCAGGTGCTTATCACCAGCTATGGTACTGTTCGTGCGGATATAGATGCTCTGCAGGAGCAAGCCTTTGATGTGGTGGCGCTTGATGAAAGCCATCATATCAAGAACCCTTCGGCGCAAATTACACGCGCCGTCAACCAATTGCAGGCGGGATTTGGTCTTGCCCTCAGCGGTACGCCTGTAATGAACAATACTTTTGACCTGTATGCGCAGATGAGCTTCCTGCTTCCAGGCATGTTTGGCAACCGTGAATTTTTTAAACGTGAATATGCCGATGCTATCGACAGGCTGCAGGATGAAGTAAAAATCAAGGCTTTACATAAACTAACCTCTCCGTTTCTGTTACGCAGAACCAAACAGCAGGTGGCATCAGATCTGCCTCCCAAGACAGAAATGGTGTTGTGGTGTACCATGAAGCCGGAACAAAAAGCTTTGTATGATGAAATAAGGGAAAGTATAAAAAGTTCCGTTTTCCTGGAAATAGAAAAAGATGGATTGGGTAAGAGCACCATGGCTTTGTTACAGGGCATGTTGCGCTTGAGGCAACTTTGTAACAGTCCGTTGTTACTGCCTGAAGATCAGCAGCATAATTGTACCGAATCGATCAAGACAAGTTTGCTTATCGAGGAGCTTACCAACAATCTTAAAGATCATAAAGTACTGGTATTCTCGCAGTTTGCTTCTATGCTTAACCTGCTTGCCGATGCATTTCGTGAAGAGGGTATTACCTACTATCATTTTGACGGACAAACGCCACCTGCCCAGCGCGCCGAGATGGCTAATAATTTTCAGCAGCCCGACAACAAGGTAAATGTATTCCTTATAAGCCTTAAAGCGGGTAATGCCGGTCTTAACCTGACAGCAGCCGACTATGTATTCCTTTTCGATCCCTGGTGGAATACGGCGGTTCAGCAGCAAG
- a CDS encoding tetratricopeptide repeat protein, which yields MKKAVGVIALFGFMTLNTGCGSNGKEEQQTENNDALPAAVEKMQAAVKQKPDSTGLRLRLVDMLDSIGHYKEAAAEMDSLLVKDSSNYGLWFTKAQVLEHSGDTTGAIKGYSNAIRIYAAPDALLSLANLYAEKKDKRTLDALATVQQMRLGRETDANCAFIAGVYYARTGNAAAALEQFDNCIANNYTYMEAYIEKGMLYFDRKEYKQAMEVFRFASTVNTLYADAYYYQARCYEMMGQKDSAILRFKQSLSLDKGLKEARAGLKRLGE from the coding sequence ATGAAAAAAGCGGTAGGAGTTATTGCCCTCTTTGGTTTTATGACACTGAATACAGGATGCGGCAGCAATGGTAAAGAAGAACAGCAAACCGAAAATAACGACGCCTTGCCGGCAGCCGTGGAAAAAATGCAGGCGGCGGTAAAACAAAAACCCGACAGCACAGGCTTAAGGCTCCGGCTGGTGGATATGCTTGATAGCATAGGACATTATAAGGAAGCAGCCGCAGAAATGGACAGCCTGCTCGTTAAAGACAGCTCCAACTATGGCCTCTGGTTTACCAAGGCACAGGTCCTCGAACACAGCGGAGACACTACAGGCGCGATAAAAGGCTATTCAAACGCCATCAGGATCTATGCAGCACCCGATGCCCTGTTATCCCTGGCGAATTTATATGCCGAGAAAAAAGACAAAAGAACGCTTGATGCGCTGGCTACCGTACAACAAATGCGGCTGGGACGCGAAACCGACGCCAATTGCGCCTTTATAGCAGGTGTTTATTACGCAAGAACAGGAAATGCCGCCGCCGCACTGGAACAGTTCGATAACTGTATCGCCAACAACTACACTTACATGGAAGCTTATATCGAAAAAGGCATGCTCTATTTCGACCGTAAAGAATATAAACAGGCAATGGAAGTATTCCGGTTCGCCTCCACTGTAAATACGCTCTATGCCGATGCCTATTACTACCAGGCCAGGTGTTACGAAATGATGGGACAGAAAGACAGCGCCATTCTGCGCTTTAAACAGTCTCTGAGCCTCGACAAAGGATTGAAAGAAGCCCGGGCAGGACTGAAAAGACTGGGAGAATAG